The following coding sequences lie in one Rutidosis leptorrhynchoides isolate AG116_Rl617_1_P2 chromosome 4, CSIRO_AGI_Rlap_v1, whole genome shotgun sequence genomic window:
- the LOC139841479 gene encoding uncharacterized protein yields the protein MADFMVEFINSETPTAANETVPQNVTWELHTDGASSSDGAGAGLILTSPTGEEHTYALCFAFSISNNEAEYEALLSVLHIAEKMGITALKVAVDSQLVANQLNGTFEARDPAMQKYLKLTEELAKKFDSFSITQVPRSMNKKADTLSKLASLTFNHFAKDVWVEVVNQKSTDVVQVAAPVKEVNTWMNPIVNYLKDGTLPSDSLTAKKIRMKAPMYVIRDGVLYKKSFLGLLLRCVGPQEAETVIREVHEGT from the exons ATGGCCGACTTCATGGTAGAATTCATTAATTCCGAAACACCAACAGCTGCAAATGAAACGGTACCCCAAAACGTCACGTGGGAGCTTCACACTGACGGAGCGTCAAGCTCAGACGGGGCCGGGGCCGGCTTGATACTTACAAGTCCTACCGGAGAAGAACACACCTACGCTTTGTGCTTCGCTTTCTCTATTTCCAATAATGAAGCGGAGTATGAAGCGTTGCTCTCCGTGTTACATATCGCTGAAAAGATGGGCATTACGGCACTGAAAGTGGCGGTTGATTCACAACTGGTGGCAAATCAGTTGAACGGAACGTTCGAAGCCAGAGACCCTGCAATGCAAAAATATTTGAAACTGACGGAAGAATTAGCCAAAAAGTTTGATTCTTTTTCAATCACACAAGTGCCGCGTTCAATGAACAAAAAGGCTGACACCCTCAGCAAGCTCGCTTCGCTGACCTTCAACCACTTCGCTAAAGACGTATGGGTGGAGGTCGTTAACCAAAAATCCACCGATGTGGTACAG GTGGCGGCACCAGTCAAGGAGGTAAACACTTGGATGAACCCAATCGTCAACTATCTGAAAGACGGAACGCTACCTTCTGACAGCCTAACGGCTAAGAAAATCCGCATGAAGGCTCCTATGTATGTTATACGTGACGGTGTATTATACAAGAAGTCATTCTTGGGACTGTTGTTACGTTGCGTGGGTCCACAAGAGGCAGAAACTGTGATAAGGGAAGTGCATGAAGGAACTTGA